In a genomic window of Roseiflexus castenholzii DSM 13941:
- the rpoB gene encoding DNA-directed RNA polymerase subunit beta produces the protein MPPLTESVVLQPLIMPNDIGADSLHRSKIERYSFARISDAIELPKLIETQLKSFEWFRKEGLRELFDEISPITDFTGKNMELRFLDYHFGEPRYNEHECRERGITYSAPIRVNVQLRILSTGELKESEIFLGDFPLMTENGTFVINGAERVVVSQLIRSPGVYFKEEKDPTSGRSLHSAKLIPSRGAWLEFETNKRDVISVKVDRKRKIPVTILLRAVLGWKANPDGSGQWAPDTELDTRGRDEDVLELFTHVETGEHQYIRVTLDKDPARHAKEALLELYKRLRPGDPPTLDNARNLIEALLFNPRRYDLSRVGRYKLNKNLWEKDTRLEVRSQAPDLKVRVLLPDDIFKIVERIIQLNNETPGLRADDIDHLGNRRVRTVGELIQQQFRVGLLRMERVIKERMSLQDPETATPNALINIRPVVAAMREFFGGAQLSQFMDQTNPLAELTHKRRLSALGPGGLSRDRAGFEVRDVHHSHYGRICPVETPEGPNIGLIGTMSTYAQVNEMGFLETPYRKVYREVPNASEWERQGLLLRDVRDLRTGELIAVRGTRVDAAVARRIAVSLLRGQILREDIVDPKTGEVIASTGQEINRAIAERIVETPLRTIKIRPIVSQEVDYLSADEEDRFVIVQANAPLDEHNRFLEGTVSVRYAGDFDDVPIERVDYMDVSPKQVVSVSTALIPFLEHDDANRALMGSNMQRQAVPLLRPDAPIVGTGMEYVAARDSGQVVVAKADGVVLSATGDEIIILEDDGNERSYRLRKFMRSNQDTCINQRPSVSRGQRVRKGDIIADSSSTDNGELALGQNVLVAFMPWEGGNFEDAILVSERLVREDIFTSIHIEKYEVEARDTKLGPEEITRDIPNVGQESLRNLDDRGIIYIGAEVQPNDILVGKITPKGETDLTAEERLLRAIFGEKAREVKDSSLRVPNGVRGKVIDVKVFTRNDDVELPVGVNQRVDVLLCQKRKISAGDKMAGRHGNKGVVSRILPIEDMPFLPDGTPVDIILNPIGVPSRMNIGQILETHLGWAAARLGYRVATPVFDGASETEIKEWLKRADLPPDGKITLYDGRTGEPFDHPVTVGYIYMMKLAHLVEDKIHARSTGPYSLVTQQPLGGKAQFGGQRFGEMEVWALEAYGAAYTLQEMLTVKSDDVVGRVKTYEAIVKGEPIQEAGVPESFKVLIKELQSLGLSVEVLSADETPVELTDDVDSDLAALDGINLSGMERGEF, from the coding sequence ATGCCCCCGTTGACCGAAAGTGTTGTGCTCCAGCCATTGATTATGCCGAATGATATTGGCGCCGACAGCCTGCATCGCAGCAAGATCGAGCGTTATTCATTCGCGCGCATTTCAGACGCGATCGAGTTGCCCAAACTGATCGAAACGCAGTTGAAAAGTTTCGAATGGTTCCGTAAAGAAGGATTGCGTGAGCTGTTCGACGAGATATCGCCGATTACTGATTTTACCGGCAAAAATATGGAACTGCGATTCCTCGATTACCATTTCGGGGAACCGCGTTATAACGAACACGAGTGCCGCGAGCGGGGAATCACCTATTCGGCGCCGATTCGCGTGAATGTGCAGTTGCGCATTCTGAGCACCGGGGAATTAAAAGAGAGTGAAATCTTTCTAGGCGATTTCCCGTTGATGACGGAAAATGGAACGTTCGTCATTAATGGCGCCGAGCGGGTGGTGGTTTCGCAGTTGATCCGCTCGCCAGGGGTCTATTTCAAAGAAGAAAAAGACCCCACATCCGGGCGAAGCCTGCACTCGGCAAAGTTGATCCCGAGCCGTGGCGCCTGGCTTGAGTTCGAGACAAATAAGCGCGATGTGATCTCCGTCAAGGTTGATCGCAAGCGCAAGATTCCGGTAACGATCCTGTTGCGCGCCGTTCTTGGATGGAAGGCGAACCCCGATGGCAGCGGGCAGTGGGCGCCGGATACCGAACTCGACACGCGCGGGCGCGATGAGGATGTGTTGGAACTGTTCACGCACGTGGAAACCGGCGAACATCAGTACATCCGCGTAACGCTCGATAAAGACCCGGCGCGACACGCCAAAGAGGCGCTCCTGGAGCTGTATAAGCGCCTGCGCCCGGGCGATCCGCCAACGCTCGATAATGCGCGCAATCTGATCGAGGCGCTGCTCTTCAATCCGCGACGCTACGATCTGTCGCGGGTTGGGCGCTATAAACTGAACAAGAACCTGTGGGAGAAGGATACTCGCCTCGAAGTGCGCAGTCAGGCGCCGGATCTGAAGGTGCGCGTGCTGCTGCCCGATGATATCTTCAAGATCGTTGAGCGAATTATTCAACTGAACAATGAAACACCCGGTCTGCGCGCCGATGATATCGATCACCTCGGCAACCGCCGCGTGCGTACCGTCGGCGAACTGATCCAGCAGCAGTTCCGCGTCGGTCTGCTGCGGATGGAGCGCGTCATCAAGGAGCGTATGTCGCTGCAAGACCCTGAGACCGCAACGCCCAACGCGCTGATCAATATTCGCCCGGTCGTCGCGGCAATGCGCGAGTTCTTCGGCGGAGCGCAACTCTCGCAGTTCATGGATCAGACGAATCCGCTTGCAGAATTGACCCATAAACGCCGCCTTTCAGCTCTCGGTCCCGGCGGTCTCAGCCGCGACCGCGCCGGCTTTGAGGTGCGCGACGTTCATCACTCGCACTATGGGCGCATCTGCCCGGTGGAGACGCCGGAGGGTCCGAATATCGGTCTGATCGGAACGATGTCCACCTATGCGCAAGTCAATGAGATGGGGTTTCTGGAGACGCCGTATCGCAAGGTGTACCGCGAGGTGCCGAACGCGAGCGAATGGGAGCGTCAGGGGTTGCTCCTGCGCGATGTGCGCGACCTGCGCACCGGCGAGTTGATCGCGGTGCGTGGGACACGTGTCGATGCCGCCGTGGCGCGCCGCATTGCGGTTTCGTTGCTGCGCGGGCAGATTCTGCGCGAGGATATCGTCGATCCGAAGACCGGCGAGGTGATTGCCAGCACCGGACAGGAAATTAACCGCGCGATTGCGGAACGGATCGTCGAAACGCCACTGCGAACGATCAAGATCCGCCCGATCGTGTCGCAGGAAGTCGATTATCTCTCCGCCGACGAGGAAGACCGATTTGTCATTGTGCAGGCGAATGCGCCCCTCGATGAGCACAATCGCTTCCTGGAAGGCACGGTGTCGGTGCGCTATGCGGGCGATTTCGACGATGTGCCGATTGAGCGCGTCGATTATATGGATGTGTCGCCCAAGCAGGTGGTAAGCGTCTCGACGGCGCTGATCCCCTTCCTGGAGCACGACGATGCCAACCGCGCGCTGATGGGGTCGAATATGCAGCGCCAGGCGGTGCCGCTTCTCCGCCCCGATGCGCCAATCGTCGGCACCGGCATGGAGTATGTGGCGGCGCGCGATAGCGGGCAGGTGGTGGTCGCCAAAGCCGATGGCGTGGTGCTCTCGGCAACCGGTGATGAGATCATCATCCTTGAAGACGACGGCAATGAGCGATCATATCGGCTGCGCAAGTTTATGCGCTCGAACCAGGATACCTGCATCAATCAGCGTCCAAGCGTCTCCCGTGGTCAGCGCGTCCGCAAAGGCGACATCATTGCGGATAGTTCCAGCACCGATAATGGCGAACTGGCGCTCGGGCAGAATGTGCTGGTGGCGTTCATGCCGTGGGAAGGCGGCAATTTTGAGGACGCCATTCTGGTCTCGGAGCGCCTGGTGCGCGAAGATATCTTCACCTCGATCCATATCGAGAAGTATGAAGTCGAAGCGCGCGATACCAAACTCGGGCCTGAGGAGATCACGCGCGATATTCCCAACGTCGGGCAGGAGAGCCTGCGCAACCTCGATGATCGCGGGATTATCTATATTGGCGCTGAGGTGCAACCAAATGACATTTTGGTGGGGAAGATCACGCCGAAAGGCGAAACCGATCTGACGGCGGAAGAGCGCCTGCTGCGCGCGATCTTTGGCGAGAAGGCGCGCGAGGTGAAGGATTCGTCGCTGCGTGTGCCAAACGGTGTGCGCGGGAAGGTGATCGATGTGAAGGTCTTCACCCGCAATGATGATGTCGAACTGCCGGTCGGCGTTAATCAGCGCGTCGATGTGCTGCTCTGCCAGAAACGCAAGATTTCGGCCGGCGACAAGATGGCGGGACGTCACGGCAATAAGGGTGTGGTCAGCCGTATCCTGCCAATCGAGGATATGCCGTTCCTGCCGGATGGGACGCCGGTTGACATCATTTTGAATCCGATCGGCGTGCCAAGCCGTATGAATATCGGACAGATCCTCGAAACTCACCTGGGGTGGGCGGCAGCGCGCCTCGGCTATCGCGTCGCCACGCCGGTCTTCGATGGGGCAAGCGAGACGGAGATCAAGGAGTGGCTCAAACGCGCCGATCTGCCGCCCGACGGCAAGATTACCCTCTACGATGGGCGCACCGGTGAACCGTTCGACCATCCGGTGACCGTCGGCTATATCTATATGATGAAACTGGCGCACCTGGTGGAGGATAAGATCCACGCGCGCTCCACCGGACCGTACAGCCTGGTGACGCAGCAACCGCTCGGCGGCAAGGCGCAGTTCGGCGGTCAGCGCTTCGGCGAGATGGAAGTCTGGGCGCTCGAGGCGTATGGCGCCGCCTATACGTTGCAGGAAATGCTGACCGTGAAGTCGGACGATGTGGTGGGTCGCGTGAAGACCTATGAGGCAATTGTGAAGGGGGAGCCGATCCAGGAAGCCGGCGTGCCGGAAAGCTTTAAGGTGCTGATCAAAGAATTGCAGTCCCTCGGTCTGTCGGTCGAGGTCCTGAGCGCCGATGAAACGCCGGTGGAACTGACCGACGATGTGGACAGCGACCTGGCAGCGCTCGATGGCATCAATCTGTCGGGAATGGAGCGCGGTGAATTCTAA
- a CDS encoding NACHT domain-containing protein: protein MISPNDLFTNLAASLAYDLLKAGAARLTTFVSGSPEEQTLRRCYQSAFAAMLSEVTASLDDAHQELVEYILRQFVIQPQVAEGLLALALKGADLPDLPRLRQHFDALGFDRATLPVDFDVALAAFTRGLTEALLDEAVRPGSPLYNRVSLGRVLALHALLQQQGKTLEEIRDAIRRLDAHGGATYNVIIARATGVAIGDGARVEAALPADVRDLLQQILQALKPPPDYTDADLLNAYLDWLIRQHSTLELRGIHRAGPSLAVPLERVYAALQAETVPPTEWQESYRLLEEDLQAWLEQQGLDDLAEAERRRYRWRFLAGHPLMPALEERDRPRLFSDRKAETLDLAQAVRRFRWLVILGDPGSGKTTLLRWLTLHLARALREGADRVRVPAMHVDAEADEDAPPVDLGPARLPVLVRIGDYAEARRATQARSEPPPSLLEFLGHHGWQRDFPTFGREHLRRGERLPADGLRRLIRDFFRRGQAMLLLDSLDEITAADDRREIIGAVESFLQEWITDPGGRSPLDPGALPWRDAGALSPDESGGNQIIITSRIAGYHAAPLSLHLTHATLQPMSDAAVDRFCQTWTLAVHRLLADPGDSEEEVARRAADEAQALQAALHDPTRPGLRELAGNPLLLTILAMVHHNSQARLPEQRVRLYQIAVENLVEVWRDTGLSEDEVVQVLAPLAAHIHERYPSGLIEENELREQVTHSLAEYRGENPDRPSPAFRRDVEAFLRAVRERVGLLSARGEAAYGFLHLTFQEYLAARHLAGDPNAALEAILARRDDPRWREPVLLALGYLSWSQNMAARGRLLRAFLEADDPLGDLLPRSALLMAAAIPEMTRTPPAIVEEVARRLLQACAARPVAWLRREVSAALARLHRREEASLLVERALVEALTAPPPPDAADPGPAAADLIREHKWFTPDLAEALVEALPRDLPGGLAHPPRPAGPGATGSPGPARRPPALPPRPAGRPRPGRTGGRRPRLAAPDPGPLRRTGREGLL from the coding sequence ATGATCTCACCAAACGACTTGTTCACCAACCTGGCCGCCTCGCTGGCCTATGACCTGTTGAAAGCGGGCGCTGCGCGGCTCACGACCTTTGTTTCGGGTTCGCCGGAGGAGCAGACCCTGCGCCGTTGCTACCAGAGCGCGTTTGCGGCCATGCTGAGCGAGGTGACCGCCAGCCTGGACGACGCCCATCAGGAGCTGGTCGAGTACATTCTGCGCCAATTTGTGATCCAACCGCAGGTGGCGGAGGGATTGCTGGCCCTGGCGCTGAAGGGCGCCGACCTGCCCGACCTGCCCCGCCTGCGTCAGCACTTTGACGCGTTGGGCTTCGACCGCGCCACCCTGCCCGTGGATTTTGACGTCGCCCTGGCCGCCTTTACCCGCGGCCTGACGGAGGCACTGCTGGATGAGGCCGTTCGGCCGGGGAGTCCGCTGTACAATCGCGTGAGCCTGGGCCGTGTCCTCGCCCTGCACGCCCTGTTGCAGCAGCAGGGCAAGACGCTGGAGGAGATTCGCGATGCGATCCGGCGGCTGGATGCCCACGGCGGCGCCACGTACAACGTCATCATTGCCCGGGCCACCGGTGTCGCCATTGGCGATGGGGCGCGCGTGGAAGCCGCTCTGCCCGCCGACGTGCGCGACCTTTTGCAGCAGATCCTGCAGGCGCTCAAGCCGCCGCCCGACTACACCGACGCCGACCTGCTGAACGCCTATCTGGATTGGCTGATCCGCCAGCACAGCACCCTGGAACTGCGCGGCATCCACCGGGCCGGGCCATCGCTGGCCGTGCCTCTGGAACGGGTCTATGCGGCGCTCCAGGCCGAGACTGTCCCCCCGACCGAGTGGCAGGAAAGTTACCGCCTGCTGGAAGAAGACCTGCAGGCCTGGCTGGAGCAGCAGGGCCTGGACGATTTGGCCGAAGCGGAACGCCGCCGCTACCGCTGGCGCTTCCTGGCCGGGCACCCCCTCATGCCCGCCCTGGAGGAGCGGGACCGCCCGCGCCTCTTCTCCGACCGGAAGGCCGAAACCCTCGACCTGGCCCAAGCCGTGCGCCGCTTCCGCTGGCTGGTCATCCTGGGCGACCCGGGCAGCGGCAAGACCACCCTGCTGCGCTGGTTGACCCTGCACCTGGCCCGCGCCCTGCGGGAGGGCGCCGACCGCGTCCGCGTCCCCGCGATGCACGTGGACGCCGAAGCAGACGAAGACGCGCCGCCCGTAGACCTGGGCCCGGCCCGCCTGCCCGTGTTGGTGCGCATCGGCGACTATGCCGAAGCCCGCCGCGCGACCCAAGCCCGCAGCGAGCCGCCCCCCTCCTTGCTGGAATTCCTGGGGCATCATGGCTGGCAGAGGGATTTCCCCACCTTTGGCCGGGAACACCTCCGCCGGGGAGAGCGCCTGCCCGCGGACGGGTTGCGCCGCCTCATCCGCGACTTTTTCCGCCGCGGCCAGGCCATGCTGCTGTTGGACAGCCTGGACGAGATCACTGCGGCCGACGACCGCCGCGAGATCATCGGGGCGGTTGAATCTTTTCTGCAAGAATGGATCACCGACCCGGGCGGCCGCTCCCCCCTGGACCCGGGCGCACTGCCCTGGCGCGACGCAGGAGCCCTCTCTCCGGACGAAAGCGGCGGCAACCAGATTATCATCACCAGCCGCATCGCCGGCTACCACGCTGCGCCCCTCAGCCTCCACCTGACCCACGCCACCCTGCAGCCGATGAGCGACGCGGCCGTGGACCGCTTCTGCCAGACCTGGACGCTGGCCGTCCACCGCCTGCTGGCCGACCCGGGCGACAGCGAGGAAGAGGTGGCCCGCCGCGCCGCAGACGAGGCGCAGGCCCTGCAGGCTGCCCTGCACGACCCTACCCGCCCCGGCCTGCGCGAACTGGCCGGCAACCCCCTGCTGCTGACCATCCTGGCCATGGTGCATCACAACAGCCAGGCCCGCCTGCCGGAACAGCGCGTCCGCCTCTACCAGATCGCCGTGGAGAACCTGGTGGAGGTCTGGCGGGATACCGGCCTCAGCGAGGATGAGGTCGTCCAGGTGCTGGCCCCCCTGGCCGCGCACATCCACGAGCGCTATCCCAGCGGCCTGATTGAGGAAAACGAGTTGCGCGAGCAGGTGACCCACAGCCTGGCCGAGTATCGCGGCGAGAACCCCGACCGCCCCTCGCCGGCCTTTCGGCGGGATGTGGAGGCCTTCCTGCGGGCGGTGCGGGAGCGGGTGGGGCTGCTGTCCGCGCGGGGCGAAGCCGCCTACGGCTTCCTTCACCTGACCTTCCAGGAGTACCTGGCGGCCCGCCACCTGGCCGGGGACCCCAACGCCGCCCTGGAGGCCATCCTGGCCCGCCGCGACGACCCGCGCTGGCGCGAGCCGGTCCTCCTGGCCCTGGGCTATCTTTCCTGGAGCCAGAACATGGCCGCCCGCGGCCGCCTGCTGCGGGCCTTCCTGGAGGCCGACGACCCCCTGGGTGACCTGCTGCCCCGCAGCGCCCTGCTGATGGCTGCGGCCATCCCCGAGATGACCAGGACGCCCCCTGCCATCGTGGAGGAGGTAGCCCGCCGCCTGCTTCAGGCCTGCGCCGCCCGGCCAGTCGCCTGGCTGCGCCGGGAGGTGAGCGCCGCTCTTGCCCGCCTCCACCGCAGGGAGGAGGCGTCTCTGCTGGTGGAACGCGCCCTGGTCGAGGCCCTGACCGCGCCGCCGCCCCCCGACGCGGCCGACCCGGGCCCGGCCGCAGCGGACCTGATCCGTGAACACAAGTGGTTCACCCCCGACCTGGCCGAGGCCCTGGTGGAGGCCCTGCCCCGCGATCTGCCGGGAGGACTGGCCCATCCACCGCGCCCTGCTGGACCTGGCGCAACAGGCTCCCCGGGCCCTGCCCGCCGACCGCCTGCCCTTCCGCCTCGCCCTGCTGGCCGACCCCGCCCTGGCCGCACGGGTGGCCGGAGACCCCGACTGGCTGCGCCTGACCCTGGCCCTCTACGGCGGACTGGACGCGAAGGGCTGCTTTGA
- a CDS encoding caspase family protein: MDTVFSYGYALLIGVGECAYAPWSLPVTVRDMQALQAVLADPGLCGYPADHIRLLHDAGATKQAILDGLAWLAGQAAADGDATAVVYFSGHGWLDEAGVGARPCAPYYLIPHDVEPFDLAGSALAAEAFTAALRQVPARRLLVLLDCCHAAGMATAKDRPAMKLPPGLTQSAPPKGLVDELRQGAGRAVFSSSTGSQR; encoded by the coding sequence ATGGACACCGTCTTTTCTTATGGCTATGCGCTGCTGATCGGCGTGGGGGAGTGCGCCTACGCGCCGTGGTCGCTGCCGGTGACGGTGCGGGATATGCAGGCGCTGCAGGCCGTGCTGGCCGACCCCGGTCTGTGCGGCTACCCTGCCGACCACATCCGCCTGCTGCACGACGCCGGCGCCACAAAGCAGGCCATCCTCGACGGCCTGGCCTGGCTGGCCGGGCAGGCGGCCGCCGACGGCGACGCCACGGCCGTGGTCTACTTTTCCGGCCACGGCTGGCTGGATGAGGCCGGCGTGGGCGCACGGCCGTGCGCACCCTACTACCTCATCCCCCACGATGTGGAACCGTTCGACCTGGCGGGCAGCGCGCTGGCGGCGGAAGCGTTCACCGCGGCGCTGCGGCAGGTGCCGGCGCGGCGGCTGCTGGTCTTGCTGGACTGCTGCCACGCGGCGGGGATGGCCACGGCCAAGGACCGGCCGGCCATGAAACTGCCCCCAGGCTTGACGCAGAGCGCCCCGCCCAAAGGGCTGGTTGACGAATTGAGGCAGGGCGCGGGCCGGGCCGTGTTCAGCTCCTCCACCGGCAGCCAGCGGTAG
- a CDS encoding ATP-binding protein, with protein sequence MTAFHTIAVPHDDILQGRLTLDVFAADLWEVYHRRGPEEYRDPDLFFQKTYLTDGLKNLFAVVEKRLKGQGGDPVIQMQTPFGGGKTHALIALYHKAREWGVKTAVIVGTPLAARETLWGLLAEQLTDSRARFEGFSAPGRESLRALLSAHQPLLILMDEVLEYAVKAAAEQVGGSTLAAQTLAFLQELTEAASILERVSLVITLPSSTLEQYDEQATRLFEQLKKISGRVEKVYTPVRDEEVGAILRRRLFSRVDEKAAAKIVNAFMDEAEQEALLPRGEESAAYRARFKATYPFLPEVVDVLYHRWGSFPNFQRTRGTLRLLGMVVHALKNSSRPYITLADFPLQEDEIRRELLKHIGNEYDSVLAADLLSAEAGARKANQEIGKAYQGLGLGERIASTIFMHSFVGGGGEAGATAAEVKRHNLMAGVPASVIAEVLNKLSSRLLFYLHEEGGRYYFSTTANLNRALTIRMENVTAEELRAAELDSLRKRVSGKVMRTFLWPEQSADIPDDPQPKLLILPAADPARMKHFVEEKGQTPRVHRNTLFFLTPHSERAPFENLLRRHLALSALLAVKTLSLTPEQRKELQDKEKQAARDLQEQIGSLYRLLYLPDPQGMALFDLGIPTYGGEQYLEERVYERLRTEGRLLEKLAPLVIKQRYLSNRDYVETRQLAESGSRTPGEPLVTGRHVWETCIAEGVRQGLFGLGELDENGQPQCRYFKEEVTPSLRSGEVLIRAEVCARQKTPESYTAPVVAPGTVSEPVGISTAVPTTSPVTGGVAVAPAAPGRNRLRIRFNLPFGKASSLFGLFNLLQTRFGKLHITIEAEGGSMSETEIEDKVRETFRQIGTDVEIE encoded by the coding sequence ATGACCGCTTTTCACACCATCGCTGTTCCCCACGACGACATTCTGCAGGGGCGGCTGACGCTGGACGTCTTTGCCGCCGACCTGTGGGAGGTCTATCACCGGCGCGGTCCGGAAGAATACCGCGATCCCGACCTGTTCTTCCAGAAAACCTATCTCACCGATGGGTTGAAAAATCTGTTTGCCGTGGTCGAAAAGCGCCTGAAGGGGCAGGGCGGCGATCCGGTCATCCAGATGCAGACCCCCTTCGGCGGCGGCAAAACCCACGCCCTCATCGCCCTCTACCACAAAGCGCGGGAGTGGGGCGTCAAGACCGCGGTCATCGTCGGCACACCGCTCGCCGCCCGCGAAACGCTCTGGGGGCTGTTGGCCGAGCAACTGACTGACTCGCGCGCCAGATTCGAGGGCTTCAGCGCCCCAGGGCGCGAATCCCTGCGCGCATTGTTATCCGCTCATCAACCCCTGCTGATTTTGATGGACGAAGTGCTGGAATATGCCGTCAAAGCCGCGGCGGAGCAAGTCGGCGGTTCCACCCTGGCGGCTCAAACCCTGGCCTTTTTGCAGGAATTGACCGAGGCCGCCTCCATCCTGGAGCGCGTTTCGCTGGTCATCACCCTGCCTTCCAGCACGTTGGAACAGTACGACGAGCAGGCCACGCGCCTGTTCGAGCAACTGAAGAAAATCAGCGGGCGGGTGGAAAAGGTGTACACCCCGGTGCGCGATGAAGAAGTGGGCGCTATCCTGCGCCGCCGCCTGTTCTCACGGGTGGACGAAAAAGCCGCTGCCAAGATCGTCAACGCCTTCATGGACGAAGCCGAGCAGGAAGCCCTGCTGCCGCGCGGTGAGGAAAGCGCCGCCTACCGCGCGCGCTTCAAAGCGACCTATCCCTTCCTGCCCGAAGTGGTGGATGTGCTTTATCACCGTTGGGGAAGTTTTCCCAACTTTCAGCGCACACGCGGCACCCTGCGTCTGTTGGGCATGGTCGTCCATGCGCTCAAAAATTCTTCCCGGCCCTATATCACCCTGGCCGATTTTCCCCTTCAGGAGGATGAAATTCGTCGCGAACTGCTCAAGCACATTGGCAACGAATACGATAGCGTCCTGGCCGCCGACCTGCTCAGCGCCGAAGCCGGGGCGCGCAAGGCTAACCAGGAAATCGGCAAAGCCTATCAGGGGCTGGGGCTGGGCGAGCGCATCGCGAGCACCATCTTTATGCACTCCTTCGTCGGCGGCGGAGGAGAGGCGGGAGCCACGGCAGCCGAGGTCAAGCGTCACAACCTGATGGCGGGCGTCCCGGCCAGCGTGATTGCCGAGGTCCTGAACAAGTTGAGCAGCCGTCTGCTCTTCTACCTGCACGAAGAGGGCGGGCGCTACTATTTCTCGACCACCGCCAACCTGAACCGCGCCCTCACCATCCGCATGGAAAACGTCACTGCCGAGGAACTGCGCGCCGCCGAACTGGACAGCTTGCGCAAGCGGGTGAGCGGCAAAGTCATGCGCACCTTCCTCTGGCCGGAGCAATCCGCCGACATCCCCGACGACCCACAGCCCAAACTGCTCATCCTGCCCGCAGCCGACCCGGCGCGGATGAAACATTTCGTGGAGGAAAAAGGCCAAACCCCGCGCGTCCATCGCAACACCCTTTTCTTCCTGACGCCGCATTCCGAACGCGCCCCGTTCGAGAACCTGCTGCGCCGTCATCTGGCCCTTTCGGCTCTCCTGGCCGTCAAAACGCTTTCCCTCACCCCTGAACAGCGCAAGGAATTGCAAGACAAGGAAAAACAAGCCGCCAGAGATTTGCAGGAGCAAATCGGCAGCCTCTACCGCCTGCTCTACCTCCCTGACCCACAGGGGATGGCTCTGTTTGATCTCGGCATTCCCACCTATGGCGGCGAGCAATATCTGGAAGAACGCGTCTATGAGCGGCTGCGCACCGAAGGCCGTCTGCTCGAAAAACTGGCCCCCCTGGTCATCAAGCAACGTTACTTGAGTAACCGCGACTATGTGGAGACCCGGCAACTGGCCGAAAGCGGCTCGCGCACCCCTGGCGAACCGCTGGTCACCGGGCGGCACGTCTGGGAAACCTGCATTGCCGAGGGCGTGCGTCAGGGTCTCTTTGGCCTGGGCGAACTGGACGAGAACGGGCAACCTCAATGCCGCTACTTTAAGGAGGAGGTCACGCCCAGTTTGCGGAGTGGCGAGGTGCTGATTCGTGCCGAAGTTTGCGCCCGGCAAAAAACGCCAGAGAGCTACACCGCTCCGGTCGTTGCACCGGGGACTGTCTCCGAGCCGGTAGGTATCAGCACGGCCGTTCCAACAACGTCCCCGGTTACCGGCGGGGTGGCCGTCGCGCCTGCCGCGCCGGGCCGTAATCGTCTGCGCATCCGTTTCAATCTGCCCTTTGGCAAAGCCTCCAGCCTGTTTGGCCTGTTCAACTTGCTGCAGACCAGGTTCGGTAAATTGCACATCACCATCGAGGCTGAAGGAGGCAGCATGAGCGAAACCGAAATCGAAGACAAAGTGCGCGAAACCTTCCGGCAGATTGGTACCGATGTGGAAATTGAGTAG
- a CDS encoding RNA-binding domain-containing protein, which translates to MDVLELYQRIQRWEDLHTEFKEQDAHSDDIAAALVAFANTDGGQLIFGVSKDRVIIGVDDADRVMQRIDQIAYHNCEPPVTVIQETIPTEQGLAVVVNIPKGDQRPYRTQRGDYFIRTTSGRRRASRQELLRLFQSVESLYYDETLVLRASLSDLDYRRFTVFFEQSYQRLLQSEQEVENLLRNMRLVREQAGVWHPTLAGLLCFGREPQSFFPYAQVNAARIPGDSLATAPSDAKQIGGTLFDMLEDTARFLQIHLPSPHIIHGFAPEQRTEIPEEALRELLVNALVHRDYTVASPIRLLIFDRRIEIRTPGALPNTVTIEAILLGAAHVLRNPTIYTMFSRAGLVTSLGSGVLRAKELLEQHAHTTLELKVVANEFVVIITRPG; encoded by the coding sequence ATGGACGTTTTAGAACTCTATCAACGTATCCAACGTTGGGAGGATTTGCATACCGAGTTCAAAGAGCAGGATGCGCACTCCGATGATATCGCCGCCGCGCTGGTCGCTTTTGCCAACACTGATGGCGGTCAACTGATTTTCGGCGTCAGCAAGGACCGGGTTATCATCGGCGTGGATGATGCGGACCGTGTGATGCAACGCATTGACCAGATTGCTTACCATAATTGCGAGCCTCCCGTCACCGTGATTCAGGAAACGATTCCCACAGAACAGGGCCTCGCGGTTGTTGTGAACATCCCCAAGGGCGACCAGCGTCCCTATCGCACGCAGCGGGGAGACTATTTCATTCGCACCACCTCCGGGCGCCGGCGCGCTTCCAGACAAGAACTGTTGCGCCTCTTCCAGTCGGTCGAAAGCCTGTACTATGACGAAACGCTGGTGTTACGCGCAAGCCTTTCGGATCTGGACTATCGGCGCTTCACGGTGTTTTTTGAACAATCCTATCAAAGGCTTTTGCAGTCTGAGCAAGAGGTAGAGAATCTGCTGCGAAACATGCGCCTGGTCAGGGAACAGGCAGGCGTCTGGCATCCGACCCTGGCAGGTCTGCTTTGCTTTGGCCGCGAGCCGCAAAGTTTCTTCCCCTACGCACAGGTCAACGCGGCGCGTATCCCCGGCGACTCGCTTGCCACCGCGCCATCGGATGCCAAGCAAATCGGCGGTACCCTGTTTGATATGTTGGAAGACACGGCGCGTTTTTTGCAGATTCATCTGCCCAGCCCGCACATCATTCACGGCTTTGCGCCCGAGCAACGGACTGAAATTCCCGAAGAAGCCCTGCGCGAGTTGTTGGTCAATGCCCTGGTCCACCGCGATTACACCGTTGCGTCGCCCATCCGTCTGCTGATTTTTGACCGGCGGATCGAAATCCGCACGCCGGGCGCGTTGCCGAATACGGTCACCATCGAAGCTATTTTGTTGGGGGCGGCGCATGTGCTTCGCAATCCCACCATTTATACGATGTTCAGCCGGGCCGGCCTGGTCACGAGTTTGGGCAGCGGCGTTTTACGTGCCAAAGAACTCCTTGAACAGCACGCTCACACAACCCTCGAACTAAAAGTTGTCGCCAATGAATTTGTCGTGATCATCACTCGTCCGGGGTGA